The Melospiza georgiana isolate bMelGeo1 chromosome 1, bMelGeo1.pri, whole genome shotgun sequence genome contains the following window.
TTCTTTCCATTATGTTTTAAGCTAATTTGGGGATGGTTCTGTACAGGACTAAAACTTTGTCGTGATAATCCTTTTGGGTCCCTTCTAACTTGGCAtattctgtgagtctgtgattctgtaactTGTAAAAGCACTGCAAGCCCAGAGATTGCAATGTTTTATGTCAATTATATGTCTTGAAATATAATTCAAGACATATAATTAAATTATGTCAAATTTCATCAAAATTCCCTCATGTACCTCTATGGTGTGATAGCTTTTAAGCATGGACCAATCTGCCCTGAGTCCTGTGCAGACACTGGAGTACTCACCCCTGCAACATTCATTACCATGCTGGTTCCTAAATGCTTTCAACAGGTGAAGGGAACTGACAGCCACAGGGAATTATTCTGCAGGTTGATGATACGCAAACCAGAGTCTTCTGGTCTTTGAGGCTTTTTGTTCCTTGTCCTGGAGTACACTGCAGTTCTGCAGTCAGCAGTGAGGTCAGACACTGAGCTGAgtcctccttttccccttgaACACCatcagcagccagagccagaaTCCTTACTCAGCTCTTGCAGCTGAACTGTCTCAGAGTCTCAGCTAGGGCTGAAAATGGGTGTTTATTGAGAATGTATGAGTATTCCCCTCTGTTGTCTCTGCGTCCACATCTTTGTTCTTGCAGATTTTTGCAGGGGGGtaacaggagaaaaaagaagggTCCCAAGTACTGTATGTAATTCACTtaaggtaatttttttaaacagtagGGATAACACTACTGGTTCCATTGGTTTGGTTGTGTGTGAATTATGTTAGagtaaaaatcacattttaaagtttaaaaaaatgtaaattgaaTGATAAGCTTTGTGCTGGATATTTTGCCTAAACAGCAAACAGAGCTCTCAActactttgtttttatttcaaaatagatCATTTGCTTTTGACTTAATTATTAATGTAAACTGATGCTTTAGAAGTTGCTAATTGGGTGGAAAAACACCGTTCTGATGACAGACTTTAGCCAGAACAGAAGTTTACAAAAATTTCTTTCTATTGTATGGAAAGAAAGTAatataaagaaaacattaagTGATTCTTAAAACCACTCACAGCACAGTTAGAGGTGATTTGGATGAGACGGAAGGCAGAATCCAAACTGGGAAATGTTTGTTTATTGTTATAGTTCTACTTATCTCAGTAATTTTACCCATATATAGATAAAAATAGGCAAATCATCACATCAAACTCAACAAGAACACTTCATTGCATTTCCTATTTAAAACCTTCAGTAAAGGACAAAGAAAGAGATTAGTTTGACAGTAGATCTTTCTTCAAAGAATTAGGTAAGTATTATTTTGTATATAGTTAGGAGGAAACTGCAGTGTGTATTGTTTATATTCAGAAACTGGAATGTGAGCTAGGCAGCATGAAGAGTGATActacaaaacagaaataaagtcATTTTGATAAAATGGATGTATAAATTCCCTTTGTCTTGAAGTTTAAAACTAAAATATGTGTTCCATTCAGCAAGAATTAATTATCCCTAACCCCATTTTACAGCATTAGGGATAAAAGCACTTGATGAACCATACAACAAATGCATGCCATTTAGTAGAATGCCAGAAAATAgcacagcatttatttttttccccaccaatTCACAGCCACTGAATATGTGATTTATATGTTTTATTTAAGTtagaaaatttaagaaaatgttttgctgaTTTTCTTGATATGGTCTGTCAGTTGATAGTCTCTGTGTGGGAAGTTTCATGTAAATTCTGATGTAGCTTTGATATCTCCAGGAAAAAAGCTGCAAACAATTTTGTTCCTTCAATATAGTTGTGTCtgtgaagaaggaaagaaacacaATGAAGTCTTGTCAGGTTGTCCTGCTCTTAAAATTAGGAACAGAGTCCAGTGAAGTTTTATGAGTCTTCAGAGGAATTTGCAATATTGGTAACCCCTGAAAATTACCCAGCGCACAGAAGTGCTGGACGTCCTTCAATTTGGTACTCCTCTGGAGTTACTTCAGAAAACTTTTTCCAGGTTTATATACCCAAATTGTTGTTACCAGTAGCCAGCAGTGTTGAGGCTTAAATGAGGAGAGACAAGAAGTAATTTGAGAATTATTGTAGGATTCTCCTCTCTCCAGAGTTCAGCATGAATTGACTCAGAGCCTGCACAAATGTTCAGGCAACACACTGAATAGGGGCTTACCATGGTGCCTCCAACAATAAACACCAGTGACAAGTTTAAGCTATTTTTTTGTATAATTATTCTAGTTTTGGTCCCTGGACTATAAATATCTCTTTATAGCTGTTTGTACTGAAAACCACCAAAATCCTCACAGAACCGTGAGTGTCTGTGACTGGTGCACTTCAAAACAGATGCTGTGATGGAAGAGTGCCCATCCACACCATCATCTTCATTGCTAGAGAAATGAAAATTGCCAATGCAGTGAATTTAAAAACTGAGTAGACACCCAGTGGAAAGTGTATAATGGCATGTGTTACACTGGGaattttgcttgcttgcttaGCACAGCATCTAGCGTGCTGGAAATATTAGGTTTGGGCCGCCCAATGCACAGCAGAGCTTCCCATCTGGGCATGGGTACCAAGGGACTTCAGTTCTCCCCCCTTCTCTAATAGCAGAAAGAGACAAATGAAAGAAACCTGCTTATTTTCTCGTTCTGGGAATGCTCTCCAGCATCAGCCGCTCCAATCGGAAGCATCATCACACTTTTCTGTGTTACAGTCTGAAACATTCTGGCAACAGGAATTGTTGAGCCATCACGGGTGAAATCTGGATCTTCTCCAAAAACTGGAATATATTggaaaaatgaattaataaatAGGTGTAATCCAGGTGGTTTTCTCTGCTATCATAGATTTAAGGAAAGAGCTGATACTAAGAGCTTCTGAGTAGAAATGGGTTTGAGTGTGCAGCCAATTGATTTCATGAATCAGCTCTGCTCTATAAATCTCTGGTTTCTTATCAattcaaaaaataataaacgAGGCCTTTTGGCTACTCCTATAAAACATATCAAAATTTAACAAGGTATGGGAGACATTGACAAGTAGTTCTATCAAAATCAATGAGATTTGTAAGGTACGAGGCTGCAGCACTGAATTGGGAAATCTGCTTTGCCTTATTGTTGAGCACAGTGCCCCTGCACACTTACAGACACACTaagaactgggaaaaaaaaggaacacaCCTGTTTTTACTGCCCTTCTTGCTGCTTTATATAGTAGATCATTAAAATCAGCAAGCCAGGGCTTTACACCCAAAGGCATGGAcactttcattttgtttggACTGTTCCTCTTGGAAAAGACACCCTCCAAGTGTTCCACCACCTGTAgggaaaatacttttaaaaaaaagctttcatcTTACCACTCGACCTTATACCCACATTCCTACTTCTTCTGGAAGAAATAAGTGCTAAAAACATTCAGTTTACTACAAGTCCAGGTTTGTGAGGTGCTAAGAGAGACTGAGTTTACTGAGTTTACACAGTAGTGGCCAAAAAAAAGATTTGTATCTTACCTGCTTTTCCACAACCGAAAGGTCCATGTTGGGGACCTGACGGATTGAGAATTTGCCAATTACTTTTGCTGGAATGACTGTTTTAATGCCTGGTTCATGGAAAGCTCCTTCAATCCCATGAATAGAGAGAGAGGGGTAACGCCACAGGTGCAGAAgtatttcttcctttaaaaaaaattcaaagggaTTTGGAACCCCTTAAAAATTCATAAATATAAGGGCTATAAACAAGCCACAATGTATATAAACAATCTTTTTCCATCCTAAAATTTGTATTTGGAAACCTCtgtattttaaagatatttgatttttttttaaatttaaacccGTGCACgtgtacttttatttttaaaaaatactactACTTTCAGTTATAGaatgatttctttaaaaatgagaaaaacagagcattgttttaaaaatcttcaaagTAAATTTTCATAGTGCAGTGAAGAAATTCTACTAATGAAGACCAAAAAGCACAATAGGAAAGATTATAATTTTCAGTAAGTAACTTTTCCTGGAGAAGatgcagagggaaaacaaaatgctaTGATTATTACTCTAAGGAAAATAGGAGAAATGTATAAATTATAAACGGATCTTCATGCAGAACCTCAGGGTGCTGCTTCTTTCCTTCAGTTTTATGAGACTAGACCTTTACCTACACAAAATTTAGCATCAATCCATCCTTGTACAGTATCAAAACTCAGATAGTGTAGTTACATTATACTTTTGTATTACTGATTCTTACAGTCTAGCTTTAGGTAATTTGAAAGCTATAAAAGCATCCCTGTTAGCAGAACCTAAACCACAATAATTATGTTAGtgataaaataattaatcaacTCCTTTCTCCCAGTTGCCACTCTTATGCAGGGAAATCTTTGCAAGCCAGCCCCTACCTGCTGTTTTTTTATTTAggatataatttttaattgctgGTAAGGAGAAGCTTGTAGCTTTGGATGCTTTTTATGGTGGGCTTGGCAGACATCAAAATCTGTGTTAAATAAAGACCATCCAAAACATATCTGCCTAAGGCTTCCTCCCATTTTTTCAGAGCTGAATATAACTTCTTTCCCACTGTGTAACCTAAATGTAGACATTTTAATGCATGTTTTATTTGGCTGATTAGGGTtagggggagggaaggggtaggCAAGGAAGAGAGACTTACACTGTTAGTTTTGCATGATTACTTTTAAATGATTATTCATATTTCAGATCACTTTCCCCAGATGCAGTGCTTTACATTTTCAGCAGActgattttatttatcttttactTCTCAGCgctcctttattttattttgagctTGCCATTAACTGAAAATATCTTTGTATGGCTTTATATAGAAATACTACAAATAGGTGATTTAAATTCTTTCTGCTGAGTATTCATACAGATTTTTTGTTACCTTGGTGCCATAGAGGAATTTTTTCACACCACAGTTATTTCTATGTTCCTCTAGATCAAATTCAATTGATTCAAACaacttcctttcctcttctgtcAGGGCAGCAACATTGTCGTAGATTCCAGGGATCTGAATATGGCCTGTGGAATCCACAAGGCTGTCTACAAAATAAGATAGATATCAGTACAAGGGGTACAAGTATTTCTTCCCCTTGGAAATCATAACACCTTCTCCCTTCTACCTAGCTCTTTACCAAATTAGTGAGCCTCACAACTGTTTGCATCTGTCAAGTTGCTTCACTGAACTTGatatatttgcatatttattaAGAAAATCGAGTTGCTGTTTGTGTGGAGTGTGTGATGTGTCAGCCCAGCTTCTGACATGAAAACATCATCCTACTGGGATACAAAGCAGCATTAAAAAAGTCAGATTTTGCTATGTGTGCATGTATTAAAGTTGCCTGTAATCCTTAAATGTTCTTCCTTGATGTGTGACTGACATCAGCTTAACATGTCTGAAGTCCTGGCCTTACTGCCCTtaaatttttctcctgagaagcctcagaaatgaaatgtaaacaataattatctgattgcttggaatgtaGTTTGGAGGTTGCTTACCAACAAGTGCATCTGATTGGTTCCAtatgaattgttttaacttattGACCAATaccagtccagctgtgtcaggactctggtcagtcatgagtttttattattcattctttgctagccttctaatgtctcctttctctttctttagtatagttttagtatataattttcatataatataatataatataatataatataatataatataatataatataatataatataatataatataatataatataatataatataatataatataatataatataatataatataatataatataatataatataatataatataatataatataatataatataatataatataatataatatcagccttctaagaacttggagtcagattctcatctctcacctcatcctggggaccctcacaacaaAACCGCAACAATTGGTGACCACATCTGAGGATCGTTCTTCAATGAGTCTTACCTTACAACAACTAAAGGTGTCCCTGACCTTCACTAGGTGATGAtgggcagctctcccagctgccctgagcagtgATGTGAGTTCTTACCCAGCAGCGCTATCAGGTCCAGCAGCGGCTCGTGGATGATGCCCCCAAAAGTTCCAGAGTGAAGGTCCTTGCTGCCACATTCAACCTGCACCAAAGCCACTGGTTACATGTGAACGCTCACTACCTTGTTCTTCTGTCTGCTGGGTCCAGGTTTTTTTAACAAGATCACAAAtgaacagtaatttttttttcccctaattaTTAAATAGGAAACATCGTGTCAGGAGCAATCTGCTTTAGCAGAGAAGATGGAGCTCTTTTGTCAGCCACCAAGAGAGAGAAAGTCAGCTGTCTGTAGCACTCACATTTGAGAGCAAGGGTCCTCCTCCACTCCCTCTTTTGCTTCAGTAAGATTAAAGACATCATACATTAAACATTTGCATATTATTACTGTTTCTAACATTGGAGAATAAATTTTTCAAGTTGTctaacctttttatttaatgcaaaatcttctttaaaaaaggcaaaaaataatcTTGCTTGATACTAAGAATATATGTCCAATCTTAATTCAAGATtgcaacaaataaaaatttatagGTCTCTTGAATAACAAGTCGTTAGAATAGAGGCATTTGAGTTATTAAACGGGCTCTTTTTCCAGACACATTTTCATACTTGAGtttatcataaaatattttcctgcaaaGGACTTGTTTATTCTTCTCAAAACCTCATTACAGCTAACTGTCTACTAGCAGGGAGAGATCATTTTTGATGTTTTAATAGCATCATTTTTCTTAACCAAGACTTAGAAGAATTGAATCAAGGCTGCCAAGGctctttcagttaaaaaaaatcttttttttttcagacataaAGGttaatgcagatttttctttaGTTCTCAAGTTCTTTAATCTTCTCTCTGAATTCCTTTTATGCTTCATCAGGAAGCATTTCCAGATGACAAATTTCTGCTCTTTATTTCACAGTAGCTCACATTGCCTGTTAAATATAGCGTGTTTGCTACAGTGAACTTTTATCTACTCCTGCCAGTGTTTACAAAAATTTTGTGTGGCTTTTAAACCCAGAGATCCAACCAAACTGAGTCCCTTTAGGCTGATTCATTATACCAAGCAGTATCTGATGCAAAAGGGCAGGGTTGATGGTTTTGGAGAGAGTTGGAGAGGTGGGTGTAGGGATGGTGTCCATGagaacagagagagaaatgagAAGAGCCTGGCAGAGTGGCAGGAGAGTAATGGGATAGGAAAGGGATCAAAGGAAGAAATGATTGAAGAGAAGTTAATGGAAGTAAATAAGGCTAATGGAACTGAAATGAGGTGAGGGATCTGCAGAAGCCAAAAGGGATGCAGAAGAAAGCTctgtattgtaaatataaagCTTTCCTTCAGTCTCTCTCTGCATACAGATGTAGGTACAGCTGCATCATCCCTGTCTGATGGAGGCTCAGCTGGAGTGAGCCTGTGTCCTTTACCTCCACAAAGAAGCAGGCGTTGCCCCGACTCCCATAGGTGAGGGCAGGCTTCTTGTTGCTGAGCCACAGGTTGTCTGAAATTACAATATAATCAACATCAGAGAAGAACCTCTGGTTTTCTTCCTCAAG
Protein-coding sequences here:
- the CNDP1 gene encoding beta-Ala-His dipeptidase, which translates into the protein MNKLLHSHLHVTETKREIPAPQHTSSVKARSPFVLLTLKDSIHFSPVLLSKAVMSSSSSSALEMEIFQYIDAHQSDFIKVLKEWVAVESDSIQPHLREEVMQMMALVADRLATLGATVNLVNLGSHELPDGQVLPLPPVILGELGKDPQNPTVCFYGHVDVQPAKKEDGWDTDPYTLTEINGNLYGRGATDNKGPVLAWINAVETFRALKLAMPVNFKFVIEGMEEAGSLGLEKLLEEENQRFFSDVDYIVISDNLWLSNKKPALTYGSRGNACFFVEVECGSKDLHSGTFGGIIHEPLLDLIALLDSLVDSTGHIQIPGIYDNVAALTEEERKLFESIEFDLEEHRNNCGVKKFLYGTKEEILLHLWRYPSLSIHGIEGAFHEPGIKTVIPAKVIGKFSIRQVPNMDLSVVEKQVVEHLEGVFSKRNSPNKMKVSMPLGVKPWLADFNDLLYKAARRAVKTVFGEDPDFTRDGSTIPVARMFQTVTQKSVMMLPIGAADAGEHSQNEKISRHNYIEGTKLFAAFFLEISKLHQNLHETSHTETIN